Within Halobacterium jilantaiense, the genomic segment AGCGCGTCGAGCGCGTTCGCGAGTGTCTGGCGCGCCGCGTCGACGAGCGCGAGCCGCGCCGCCCGGACCTCGGGCGCGACGTCGTCGGCGAGCACCGGGCACTCCCGGTAGAACGCGTTGAAGTCGTCGGCGAACTCCCGCGTGTACGTCGCGACCTGGTGGGGTTCGAGGTCCTCGGCGGCCGCCTCGACGACGAGCGGGAACCGCGCGACCGAGGCGAGCAGCGCGCGCTCGGCGTCCTCGTCCAGCACGTCGGCGTCCAGTTCGGGCTCGACGTCGCCGGCCTCGTCGAGGATGCCGCAGGCGCGGGCGTGGGCGTACTGGACGAACGGCGCGCTCTGCCCCTCGAAATCCAGCGCGTCCTCCCAGTCGAACGTGATGGCTTTCGTCGGCTGCTTGGAGACGATGTCGTAGCGGACTGCACCGATGCCGACCTGCTCGGCGATGCGGTCGACGTCGTCGTCGGAGAGGCCGTCGCCGCGCACGCGGTCGCCCATCCGGGAGCGGACGGCCTCTTCCGCCCGCGAGACCGCTTCGTCCAGCAGGTCGTCCATGTCGACGCCGGTGCCCTGGCGGGTGCTCATGGACTCGCCGCCGGGGAGGTTCACCCACGCGTAGAACTGCTCTTCGAGGCGGTCGGTGTCGTTGCCGAGGATGTCGAGGGCGGCGTTGAGCTTGTTCGCGTGCAGTTCCTGGTCCTCGCCGAGGACGGTGATGGCGCGGTCGAACGCCTCGAACTTCCACTCGTGGTGGGCCAAATCGCGGGTCGTGTAGAGGGTGGTGTCGTCCGAGCGCAGGAAGACGAACGACTGTTCGATGTCCCAGTTGTCGAGGTCGAGCTGCCACGCGCCCTCCTCCTCGTAGGCGTACTCGGAGTCCTTCAGCCGGTCGACGACCTCGTGCGTCGAGCCGTCGCGGAGGAACTCGGTCTCCTTGACGAACTCGTCGAACTCGGCCGGCAGCCGCCCGAGGGTCTCCTGCATCCCGCCGAGGACGGTGTCGACGACTTCCTCGACGCGTTCGTAGGTGTCCTCGTCGCCACGATCGAGCCCCTCGATGATGGCCGCAATCTCGGCCTCGGCGGCGTCGACTTCTTCCCCGGGGCCCTCTTCGAGGAATTCGTTGCCCTTCCGGTAGTACCGAACGAGGTCGTAGTCGGGCTTCTCGCGGCCCGGCTCCGGCAGGTCGCTCTCGTCGAACGTCTCGTAGGCCCACGTGAACACCGCCATCTGGCGGCCGGCGTCGTTCACGTAGTACTCGCGGGTCACGTCGTTGCCCGCGTACTCCAGGACGCGAGCGAGCGCGTCCCCCAGAATCGGGTTCCGGGCGCGGCCGACGTGGACCGGCCCCGTCGGGTTCGCGCTCGTGTGCTCGACGACGACGGACTCGCCGGTGTCTTCGAGATGCCCCCAGTCGTCGTTCTGGGCCGCGGCGAGCGTGTCCGCGAAGTACGCGTCGCTCGGCGCGAAGTTCACGTACGGGCCCTGCGAGCGCGCGTCGGCGACGTACTCCGCGTCCGAAACGTCGATAGCGTCGGCGAGTTCGCCGGCGACCTGGGGCGGCGGCGCACCCGCCTCGCTGGCGAGCCGGAACGCCGCGCTCGACGCGAGCACGGCGGGCACGTCACCTGGCGGTTCCTCGATGCCGAGGTCCCCGGTCGGGTAGCCGAGGTCGTCGAGGGCCGCCTCGACGGCGGCCTCGACTTCCCGGCGGAAAGCGATGAACATGCCCGTGTGGTGGACGCCGCCGACAAAAGGTGTTCTGAAGCGCGGCCGGCGTGGCTCGCGCGGCTGTGTCGCTGACGCCACGCTTTTCCCCGCGAGCGCCGAACTCGGTGCCATGCCGAAGCAGGTGGACGACCCGGACTACCACCACGAGAACCACACGGCCGCCCAGACGTGTGGCTGGACCGCGAACGCGATGCGCGGCGAGGGCACCTGCTACAAGCACGCCTTATAGTCGTACCAAACTGCTATAAGCACGGCGCGTATTGGTATGCGTAGAACTCAGTATGTCCTCGATAGACGACCCCGAACGCCGCTACCAGCTTTCACGGGACCGACTGAAAGACGCCGACCTCCACCCCGACGACATAGACGCCGCGCTCGAATTCCTAGACGCAATCAATCCCGACATATCCACAGTCAATTTCACGGGTGAAAACGGGGAACGCGAGACGAAAGCCTACGGGACGCTCGCAGCGTACGCGCAAGCCCTGAAACGCGTTGGCGAACTGGCGAACACGCCGCTTGTTGAGATGCCGGACACGCGCGCTGTCAACGCGTTCTTTGACGAGATTGGTAGTGGCACCCACCCAGACGTGAAGGAGGGCGGCTACGCCAAGAGCACGCTCTCACAGTGGCAGAGCGGCGTTACAAAGTTCTACGAATACCACGACGACCTCGGGATTAACCACACTGAAGTTGTGGTGAAACGCCAGCCGAAGTCGTCAGTGGACGAACGCGATATGTACACTCGGGAGGAAATTCAGGAACTCCGGGACGCCGTGAACAACACACGGGATCGGTGTGTGCTTGAGCTCTTATTGAATACGGGCCAGCGGATTCGAGCAATTCAGACGCTCCGCGTGAAGGACGTCGACACTGACGAGGGGGTTTACTACTTGAACACGGACGAAGCCGGGTTGAAGGGCGCGGACAAGAACGGCTCGAAGCGTCCACTCCTCGGCGCGGCCCGGCCCGTCTATGACTGGTTGAAAGACCATCCCACGGGGGAGCCCGACGACTATCTGATTACGTGCCTCCCGACCGCGCAGCGTGGGACAGCCGGGGAGAAACTGTCACAGTCAACGATTCGCTCGCAACTCAAGAAGGTAGCCAAGAACGCGGGAGTGGACAAACCACCAAACCCTCACAACTTCCGGCATTACTTCGTCACAGCGTGTAAGCGCGACTACGGCATGGACGAATCGACGATTAAGCACCTAATCGGACACGGCCCGAACAGTAAGGTAATGGAAACGACCTACCAGCACCTGACTGACGACGACCATATTCGCGCGGCGGAAGTCGCAGCGGACATGCGGGAGCCTGAAGAGGAAAGTCCGTTGACGCCGCAGGTGTGTCCGACGTGTGGCGAACAGTTAGAGCCGGAGGCGAAGGCGTGTCCGGGGTGTGGGACGGTGTTCGCGCCGGACGCGAAGGCGGCCGAGGACCAAATACAGGACGACATGAAACAGTCCTATGCGGAGACGGACCCGGAGGATTCGGATACGCAGGAGAAGCTGGATACGCTCGATGAGATTCTTGATGACCCGGAGGTGAAGGCGGCGCTCGCGGAGAAACTTGGCGAGGACTAATTCCTTCCGTCACGGGCCAAAAACCGGGCTATTGCGGATTCAGCCTCTTTGGGGTCAAAGGAACTAGAGCCCTCAATAATGGTTGCGCTTTCCCCCTCTTCCCCTTCAGGCGAGGATGGCTCCCAGTCTGTCTGACGGGAGTACGCTTTGATTTTCTCCGCGTTCTTTTCTTCGGACCAAGACCGTACATCCACCAATCGATTTTCTTCTGTTGGGTGCGTCCGATAGTATCGCTCAACTCCACGCTCAATCAGGTCGTGGATGTCTAACTCTCCGGCTTCGGCAGCCCGGCATAGGAACCCAATACAATCAATCAGTGTCTTCTGCATCTCCGGGGTCGCTTTGTTTGACTGCTTGAGTTCTTCGCGGTACCGCTCATACGGTATTTTGGCGTCGGGGTTTTGGTCCGGGGGCCAAATCCTCCCGTCTTGGTCCCGTTGTTTCGTGAAGAACTCCCTGGCATTGTCCCATTCGAGATCGGCCAAGTCCATATCTCGACTATCATGGGCCACAGGTCCGTCTTCGGAATCCGCTTCTCCACCGATGATATCCGCTAAGTCTTCTTGGTCTACGTGGTTGAAGAGGAATTGGTAGTCTTGGAGCCCTAATTGGGTGTTTTCTTCAATCGCGTCTTTATGGTCCTGTTCTGCCTGCCTGCTAGGTCTGTCGTAGTCACCCTGGAGTACGTCCCGGCGCGTTGACGTGAGAATCGGGCCATTTGCTCGCTCTCCCATGTAAAGTGAATATACTTGCGTTTATGTAAAGGTTTGTACGCCCGTTACACCCTGTGTATGCCAAAGGCGAACACCCGACTCCCGTGCTCCCGGCAAACACGGGACAATATCCTGTACCCACTCAAGCAGCCACAGGAGAGTTACGACGACCTGCTGCGGCGGTTAGCAGAAGAATACGAGGGAGAACCATGATCGACGCGGTCGAAGAACACCGCGAGGACCTCGCCGACCTCACGGACACCGACCTTCCCGCAGCCGGCCTCGCGGAGGCACTCCTCGAACTATCCGAACAGGAGGCTGAAGCGTAATGTACGGAAACGAGACGGCCGTTGGCGCGGCCGCCACTGCGACGATGGGGATGACGACGAACACCGAGTGGGTGATTCGCCTGTGACTGACTACAGAAGCCAGCCACAAAGTCGTTACGGAAAACAATTCTGTGGCGGATGCTGGGAACCCGCGCACACCGAAATTGACGGAACGCCAGTGTGTGAATCGCACGCCCGCGCCTACGGGGTGATTCGGTGAGCATTCAAAAACCCCCACGCCCAGAGCCATTAGATGTAACCCCCAGCGCAATCCCCGACACACTCACCAATCAGGATGCGTGGGTGTGCTGGCGGTACGAATGGGACGCCGACCGCGAAGATTGGACGAAACTCCCCGTCGACGTCAACACCGGAGGGATTGCCAAATCCACGGACGGCGAAACGTGGACGTCGTTCGAGGACGCGGTCAGCTACCACGCCAAGCAAACCACGGACACGGATGGGATCGGATTCGTTCTTCACGACGAGGCTACCATTCTGGGCCTTGACCTTGATGATTGCCGCGACCCCGAAACAGGCGACCGCGAGGCATGGGCCGACCACGTGCTTGAGAAGGTCCCCACGTATGCGGAGGTATCCCCGTCCGGAACCGGATTGCGGTTACTCGGCCTGGGGTTCGTCCCTGAGGGAGGGAACCGCGCGGACGTCGAGGATGAACCCGGCCACATTGAGATGTACGATACCGGCCGATATCTGACTGTGACCGGCCACCGGATTGAGGACACGCCGGCGGACGTGACGCAAGTCCATCAAGCAGTGAAGGACGTCCACGGTGAGTATATCGCTAGTGACGCTGAATCCGCCGGCTCGGAGGATGGACCTGGCGGCGTGAACCCCACCCCTAAGGCCGGCAAGACCGGGTCGGTCCCCCTATCGGACGCCGACCTTATCGAGAAGGCGAAGAACGCCGAGAACGGTGAGAAGTTCCGCCGGCTGTGGAACGGAGATACGGCGGGGTATCCGTCACAGAGCGAAGCGGATCAGGCGCTCGTGAATCTGCTGGCGTTCTGGACGGGCGGTGACCGTTCGAGGATTGACAGTCTGTTCCGCGAATCCGGTTTGTACCGGGAGAAGTGGGATGCCGACCGTGGCGACCGGACGTATGGGGAGCGAACGATACGGACGGCGCTAGAGGGTCAAACTGAGTTCTACGACCCGGACGCCACAGAGAACACTTCCCCGGAGCGTGACGCCGGCGAGAACGTCACAGACGGCGACAAGCGAACCGGCACGCACGACGTGACGTGGTCGGACGTATACGAGCGGTATCAGAACGCGGAGAACAGCGACGGGAAGAACGCCGCACGGTATGACGCCGCCGAAGTTCTCCTACAAAACCACTATTGGCGGACCTTCGAGGAAGACGATACGCTATGGTGGTACGATCCGAACGACGGGATTTACCGGCAAACCGGAGAGTCACAAGCCCGCCAAATCGTCCGTGACCGCCTGCGTGACAAGTACGCGCGTAACGAGGTCCGCGAGGTCTTATCCCACCTTCGAGCGGCTACGACAGTCACACAAGACGATATGGGTGGGCCTGCAGAGAAAGTTGCCGTGGCCAACGGCGTGTTGGACGTATCCGACCGTGAGTTATCCGACCACGACCCCGAGTATAATTTCTTGAGCCGTCTCGGAACGGAATACGATCCGGACGCGGATTGTCCCCGGTTCAAACAATTCCTTGACGAAGTGGTGTCCGACGAAACAGCCAAGAAGAAACTGCAGGAGTTCGCGGGCTTCACGCTAATGCACTGGCGGCTAAAGTGGCATAAGAGCCTCTTCATCGTCGGTCCACGGAATAGCGGGAAATCCACGTTTGCCGATACGATACGCGCTCTTCACGGTGAGGACACCGTGGCTAGTCTCTCCCCACAGGAAATGACCCAACGGTTCGGCGGCGCGGAACTGTACGGGAAGTGGGTGAATATCCGGAACGATATTCCCGCGAGCGCGGTGAAGAAAACCGGGACGTTCAAAGAGATTATCGCGGGCGACCCCATCAAGGCTGAGCGGAAGGGCAAAGACCCGTTCATGTTCACGCCAACCGCGAAACACATTTTCGCAGCGAACCAGCTCCCCGATACGGAGAACGACGACGGGGCGTTCTATCGCCGGATTCTCCTCGCGGCATTTCCTCGAACAATCCCACAGGACGACCGCGACGGTGATTTAGACGAGAAACTCGAATCGGAGCTTCCCGGTATCTTAAACTGGGCGCTTGACGGCCTGCAGCGGCTTCGGGAACAGGGTGGCTTCACGGGTGACTTGACGCCGTCCCTAACAGCCGAGAAGTGGGATAAATGGGGGAGTACAGTGGACCGATTCGCGTCTACGTGCCTTGACGTGGGTGACGTAGGTAACACCGAACCGATTCCGAAAAAGACCGTGCATCAAGTGTATAAGAACTTCTGCGAGCAAGAGTCCATGCCGGCGGAAATGCAGAGTGAAATGACCACGCGGCTGAAAACAGACCACAACGTGAGTGACGGCCGTGCGACTGTGAACGGAACACAGAAACGGTGTTTTCTGAATGTCTCGTTCACGGCGCGAGCAGACGCCTATCGGTCGGACACAGACGCAGGTGGCCGGTCATCCAGTGGCTTCGGCGGCTTCGAGTAGCCCCGAATTGTTTATTTCACTTCTTTTCCTTACCCTGGTGAAAGTATAACTTGCCGGATCCAGGCATCACACACCACAGTACGCCAATATAAGTATTTTAACTAGACAACCCCCGGCATATCTACGCGCGTATGCGTATGCATGCCCGCCCGCCTGTGTGGTTCATCGGGGTTTGTCTAGTCAACTAGATTATATTGGCGGAAGCGTGGTTATACTCTCTGTATTACGGTGGTAACACTTTCACCACGGTGCAGACCACGGCCGATGACCCTTGTAACGGCCGAGTACCAACAACGGTTGTGGGCTGGATGATAACATTTCTATCTATTTATTGATGTATATTCCATTTCCATTCAAAGTGACTCATAGTAACTCCCTGTGCTCGGAAGGTCGCGTTTCCGTTCTGAACTACATGCCCTTATACCACTATCCTGACACAGAAATATAAGTGTATATCACACATATGTCTGCGTATGGATCGAACCTCAATCCCCCTGGGGACGTCGACCCGTGACGACCTCAAGGCGTACAAAGAACAGCACGACCTCCGGAACTACAACCGCGCCATACAGTCACTACTCGCGGACCAGGAGGAACCGGCAGAGAACGACGGCCGTGGCCGTGCGTGAAATAGCCCTCCTACAACTCCCTCAAATCACATGACTGCGTCTAATCAAACGGTTGTAAACGGTGGTAGTGAACCCGACTATTCCAACGTGGAAATCCCAGCGAAGCCACCCGAGGAGTTCACGTACCAAGAGCGGCGGGCGGACCTACTCTCACAGATTGAGGACCTCGGCCATCCGAAACTCCTCAATCAGTCGGAGCAAGCCGAGCGATTCGGCGTTAGTCAGACGCAGATTCACAAGGACTTAGACCGAATCGCTGAATCCAGCCGCGAGCACGTTGCGGACCGCGACCGCCGGGCGCTCACCGTGGAGAGTGTCGTGAACCGCGCGGTGAT encodes:
- the argS gene encoding arginine--tRNA ligase codes for the protein MFIAFRREVEAAVEAALDDLGYPTGDLGIEEPPGDVPAVLASSAAFRLASEAGAPPPQVAGELADAIDVSDAEYVADARSQGPYVNFAPSDAYFADTLAAAQNDDWGHLEDTGESVVVEHTSANPTGPVHVGRARNPILGDALARVLEYAGNDVTREYYVNDAGRQMAVFTWAYETFDESDLPEPGREKPDYDLVRYYRKGNEFLEEGPGEEVDAAEAEIAAIIEGLDRGDEDTYERVEEVVDTVLGGMQETLGRLPAEFDEFVKETEFLRDGSTHEVVDRLKDSEYAYEEEGAWQLDLDNWDIEQSFVFLRSDDTTLYTTRDLAHHEWKFEAFDRAITVLGEDQELHANKLNAALDILGNDTDRLEEQFYAWVNLPGGESMSTRQGTGVDMDDLLDEAVSRAEEAVRSRMGDRVRGDGLSDDDVDRIAEQVGIGAVRYDIVSKQPTKAITFDWEDALDFEGQSAPFVQYAHARACGILDEAGDVEPELDADVLDEDAERALLASVARFPLVVEAAAEDLEPHQVATYTREFADDFNAFYRECPVLADDVAPEVRAARLALVDAARQTLANALDALGIDAPESM
- a CDS encoding site-specific integrase, which gives rise to MSSIDDPERRYQLSRDRLKDADLHPDDIDAALEFLDAINPDISTVNFTGENGERETKAYGTLAAYAQALKRVGELANTPLVEMPDTRAVNAFFDEIGSGTHPDVKEGGYAKSTLSQWQSGVTKFYEYHDDLGINHTEVVVKRQPKSSVDERDMYTREEIQELRDAVNNTRDRCVLELLLNTGQRIRAIQTLRVKDVDTDEGVYYLNTDEAGLKGADKNGSKRPLLGAARPVYDWLKDHPTGEPDDYLITCLPTAQRGTAGEKLSQSTIRSQLKKVAKNAGVDKPPNPHNFRHYFVTACKRDYGMDESTIKHLIGHGPNSKVMETTYQHLTDDDHIRAAEVAADMREPEEESPLTPQVCPTCGEQLEPEAKACPGCGTVFAPDAKAAEDQIQDDMKQSYAETDPEDSDTQEKLDTLDEILDDPEVKAALAEKLGED
- a CDS encoding phage/plasmid primase, P4 family translates to MSIQKPPRPEPLDVTPSAIPDTLTNQDAWVCWRYEWDADREDWTKLPVDVNTGGIAKSTDGETWTSFEDAVSYHAKQTTDTDGIGFVLHDEATILGLDLDDCRDPETGDREAWADHVLEKVPTYAEVSPSGTGLRLLGLGFVPEGGNRADVEDEPGHIEMYDTGRYLTVTGHRIEDTPADVTQVHQAVKDVHGEYIASDAESAGSEDGPGGVNPTPKAGKTGSVPLSDADLIEKAKNAENGEKFRRLWNGDTAGYPSQSEADQALVNLLAFWTGGDRSRIDSLFRESGLYREKWDADRGDRTYGERTIRTALEGQTEFYDPDATENTSPERDAGENVTDGDKRTGTHDVTWSDVYERYQNAENSDGKNAARYDAAEVLLQNHYWRTFEEDDTLWWYDPNDGIYRQTGESQARQIVRDRLRDKYARNEVREVLSHLRAATTVTQDDMGGPAEKVAVANGVLDVSDRELSDHDPEYNFLSRLGTEYDPDADCPRFKQFLDEVVSDETAKKKLQEFAGFTLMHWRLKWHKSLFIVGPRNSGKSTFADTIRALHGEDTVASLSPQEMTQRFGGAELYGKWVNIRNDIPASAVKKTGTFKEIIAGDPIKAERKGKDPFMFTPTAKHIFAANQLPDTENDDGAFYRRILLAAFPRTIPQDDRDGDLDEKLESELPGILNWALDGLQRLREQGGFTGDLTPSLTAEKWDKWGSTVDRFASTCLDVGDVGNTEPIPKKTVHQVYKNFCEQESMPAEMQSEMTTRLKTDHNVSDGRATVNGTQKRCFLNVSFTARADAYRSDTDAGGRSSSGFGGFE